GGCGCCGGAAAGGTCGAAGTCGAAGGCGGCCAACTCCTGCTTCATGAGGGCGCCATTCTGACGGGCGTGAATTGCACGAATGAAATCCCTAAAACCAATTTCGAGGTGGAACTCGAAGCGATGAAAGTCCAAGGCCAGGACTTCTTCTGCTGCCTGACGTTTCCGGTCAACGACTCCCACTGCAGTTTGGTCGTGGGCGGTTGGGGCGGCGCCGTGGTCGGCATCTCCACTATCGACGGCATGGACGCTTCAGAGAACGAAACGACCAAGTTCATGAACTTCGACAAGAACCGCTGGTATCGCATCCGCGTCCGAGTCACCCCCGCCAGAATCGAGACCTGGATCGACGACGAGAAGTTTGCGGATCAGCCGCTGGAAGACCGCAAGATCAGCATGCGTCCGGGCGAGATCGAATTGTCCGCCCCTTTCGGTGTCGCGACCTACCAGACGACCGCCGCGCTGCGGAATATCCGCATTCGAGAACTCAAGGGAAAGTAAGTCGGT
This genomic window from Verrucomicrobiota bacterium contains:
- a CDS encoding DUF1080 domain-containing protein, which codes for MKACSSFFPLWIIAWICALEGVTVLAQTSGGGQSPNSVSRQGKGTAVAPKSEGQSTKDGAPKAGDWKPLFDGKTLKGWKITDFAGAGKVEVEGGQLLLHEGAILTGVNCTNEIPKTNFEVELEAMKVQGQDFFCCLTFPVNDSHCSLVVGGWGGAVVGISTIDGMDASENETTKFMNFDKNRWYRIRVRVTPARIETWIDDEKFADQPLEDRKISMRPGEIELSAPFGVATYQTTAALRNIRIRELKGK